The following are encoded in a window of Rhizobium sp. 11515TR genomic DNA:
- a CDS encoding TrbC/VirB2 family protein has translation MMSRINIRAFGATVAMATVLSIAMIEPAFAQSAGGIETVLQNIVTLLTGNVAKLLATIAVIIVGIAWMFGYLDLRKAAYVVLGIGILFGASQIVSTISGG, from the coding sequence ATGATGTCGAGGATCAATATTCGTGCATTTGGCGCCACCGTTGCGATGGCAACCGTTCTTTCGATCGCCATGATCGAGCCAGCCTTCGCGCAGAGCGCCGGCGGGATCGAGACGGTTCTGCAGAATATCGTCACCTTGCTCACCGGCAACGTCGCCAAGCTCTTGGCAACGATCGCCGTCATCATCGTCGGTATCGCCTGGATGTTCGGCTATCTCGATCTTCGCAAGGCCGCCTATGTCGTGCTTGGTATCGGCATTCTCTTTGGCGCCTCGCAGATCGTCAGCACGATTTCCGGAGGCTGA
- a CDS encoding type IV secretion system protein, with protein sequence MYQIFAFVDGQFKAPLENFISSGTSNIASWVTGPLTAALTLYVILYGFLILRGSVHEPIMDFAFRAMKLAIILMLVTNAGEYQTYVGGIFFDTLPKEISQALNSGTIPSASTFDSLLDKGQKCAHEIWARASWGVDIVTGFGGMLVILASFVVAAIGYIVSLYARLALAIVLAIGPIFVALAMFRSTRRFTEAWIGQLANFVILQVLVVAVGSLLITCIDSTFTMIESYSDVLMRPVALGAICLASLYVFYQLPGIASALAAGGASLTYGYGAARDAHEGTLARGATYMARATGRGARAVRRSFRSERAG encoded by the coding sequence ATGTATCAGATCTTTGCCTTCGTCGATGGGCAGTTCAAGGCACCGCTGGAGAATTTCATATCGTCAGGTACGTCGAATATCGCCAGCTGGGTCACCGGGCCATTGACAGCGGCATTGACCCTTTATGTCATTCTCTACGGCTTCCTGATTCTGCGTGGATCAGTCCACGAACCGATCATGGACTTCGCCTTTCGGGCAATGAAGCTCGCCATCATCCTGATGCTGGTCACGAATGCTGGTGAGTACCAGACTTATGTCGGCGGCATCTTCTTCGACACATTGCCCAAGGAGATTTCACAGGCGTTGAACTCTGGCACGATACCAAGCGCCTCGACCTTCGACAGCCTATTGGATAAAGGTCAGAAATGCGCACACGAGATCTGGGCGCGCGCCTCATGGGGAGTCGACATCGTCACTGGCTTCGGTGGCATGCTGGTCATCTTGGCAAGTTTCGTGGTTGCCGCGATCGGTTACATTGTCTCGCTCTATGCCCGTCTCGCACTGGCAATCGTGCTCGCTATCGGCCCGATTTTCGTGGCGCTCGCCATGTTTCGCTCGACCCGCCGCTTTACCGAAGCCTGGATCGGGCAACTCGCCAACTTCGTGATCCTGCAGGTACTGGTCGTGGCGGTTGGCTCGCTACTCATTACTTGTATCGACTCCACCTTCACGATGATCGAGAGCTACAGCGACGTGCTCATGCGACCCGTTGCGCTCGGCGCCATTTGCCTGGCCTCCCTCTACGTCTTTTACCAGCTTCCGGGCATCGCCTCGGCACTCGCCGCGGGCGGAGCGTCGCTCACCTACGGCTATGGCGCGGCACGCGACGCGCATGAAGGCACGCTCGCCCGAGGTGCTACCTACATGGCGCGAGCGACTGGTCGGGGCGCACGTGCCGTTCGCCGCAGCTTTCGTTCCGAAAGAGCCGGCTGA
- a CDS encoding lytic transglycosylase domain-containing protein, producing the protein MAASFTDLAQTCAPAIASETLAAVVSLESQFQPFDIRVRGSSSLHEQPKNKAEAVETATVLMAEHKDVQLGLGGIGIAELQKFDLSIADAFDPCLNLKATATLLDGYYRLAVRAGATLQQAERVMLQSYYGRTDPSVGKMAQYDNQVQSEAKRLSKTLSAIAIGQSVGQSIVPESQASDPPLNGEEGSLPERSVKPPSWDVFHVARQSSALVFQNDQPEQSE; encoded by the coding sequence ATGGCCGCCTCCTTCACCGATCTTGCCCAGACCTGCGCGCCGGCGATTGCGAGCGAAACGCTTGCAGCGGTTGTCAGTCTCGAAAGCCAATTCCAGCCTTTTGATATTCGCGTGCGAGGAAGTTCATCTCTCCATGAACAGCCAAAGAACAAAGCCGAAGCGGTCGAAACCGCAACGGTGCTGATGGCGGAACATAAAGATGTCCAGCTAGGGCTTGGCGGCATTGGTATCGCCGAATTGCAGAAATTTGATCTCAGTATCGCGGATGCCTTCGATCCGTGCCTCAACCTCAAGGCAACGGCGACACTGCTCGATGGTTATTATCGTTTGGCCGTGCGCGCCGGCGCGACATTGCAACAGGCTGAGCGCGTGATGCTGCAATCCTACTACGGGCGCACCGATCCTTCGGTCGGAAAGATGGCCCAGTATGACAATCAGGTCCAAAGCGAGGCCAAACGGCTTTCGAAGACGCTGTCCGCCATAGCGATAGGGCAGAGTGTTGGGCAGTCGATAGTTCCAGAATCCCAGGCCAGTGATCCGCCCTTGAACGGTGAGGAAGGGTCTTTGCCCGAACGGTCGGTGAAACCACCGTCTTGGGATGTCTTCCATGTAGCGCGGCAATCATCTGCGCTGGTCTTCCAAAATGATCAACCGGAGCAGTCTGAATGA
- a CDS encoding VirB4 family type IV secretion/conjugal transfer ATPase: MPNVSRLKSRELEPETFIPYVRHVDETVIALDSRALLTMIAVEGVSFETIDPIDLNSLQRDLNTLYRNIADERLAIWTHLIRRRDNTYPDGEFTNPFSATLNGKYRERMIREDLFRNDLYLTLLWHPGHDPAERLANLLSRLRKAQRAAVELDEDSLKHLRDKVTDVTAGLRRFGPRVLSFYDRNGILFSEPSEVLHQLIGGRREPIPLTEGRISSAIYSDRLIFGRETVEIRDEGTSRYAGMFGFKEYPARTRVGMLDGILTAPFELILTQSFAFRSKTDARTIMGRKQNQMVSAADKAASQIEELDAAMDELESNRFVLGEHHLTLGVFASSVKDLADNLAKARSHLTNGGAVVAREDLGLEAAWWAQLPGNFRYRARSGAITSRNFAALSPFHSYPMGREDGNEWGPAVAMLKTASGSPFYFNFHYGDLGNTFVCGPSGAGKTVLLNFMLSQLEKHDPHMVFFDKDRGADLFVRAAGGTYLPLKNGLPTGCAPLKALELTPENKIFLARFIAKLAGAAVRDFSVGDVSDIALAIDGLADLPKNQRTIGALRTFLNNTDPEGIAARLRRWEKGGPLGWVFDNEADQIGIGAKFLGYDMTDFLDNEEIRNPLMAYLFYRVEQLIDGRRIIIVIDEFWKALQDESFLDLAQNKLKTIRKQNGLMLFATQSPRDAINSPIAHTIIEQCPTQVFLPNSRGDRDDYVNGFKLTEREFELVARELTAESRRFIVKQGHNSVVAELNLNGFGDELAILSGRTANVELADAIRAELGDDRDEWLRIFQQTRSAS, translated from the coding sequence ATGCCTAATGTGTCCCGTCTCAAATCCCGTGAACTCGAGCCGGAAACCTTCATCCCTTATGTCCGGCACGTGGACGAGACCGTGATCGCACTCGATTCCAGGGCGTTGCTAACGATGATCGCCGTGGAGGGCGTATCGTTCGAGACGATCGATCCTATCGATTTGAACAGCCTGCAGCGCGATCTCAACACGCTCTACCGCAACATTGCGGACGAGCGTCTGGCAATCTGGACCCATCTCATCCGCCGGCGCGATAACACCTATCCCGATGGCGAATTCACCAATCCCTTCTCGGCAACGTTGAACGGCAAATATCGCGAGCGGATGATAAGAGAAGACCTGTTTCGCAACGATCTCTATCTCACCCTGCTTTGGCATCCCGGGCACGATCCGGCCGAGCGGCTTGCAAATTTGCTGTCACGGCTTCGCAAGGCCCAACGAGCTGCGGTCGAGCTCGATGAGGACAGCCTGAAGCATCTGCGGGACAAGGTCACCGATGTCACCGCGGGACTGAGACGCTTCGGCCCCCGTGTGCTGTCATTCTACGATCGGAACGGCATCCTGTTTTCCGAACCGAGCGAGGTGCTGCATCAGTTGATCGGCGGCCGCCGAGAACCGATCCCATTGACGGAAGGGAGGATATCCTCGGCGATCTATTCCGATCGCCTGATCTTCGGGCGCGAGACCGTCGAGATCCGCGATGAAGGGACAAGCCGTTATGCGGGCATGTTCGGTTTCAAGGAATATCCGGCGAGAACCCGTGTCGGTATGCTGGACGGCATCCTGACAGCACCTTTCGAACTGATCCTCACTCAGTCCTTCGCGTTCAGGTCCAAAACCGATGCCCGCACCATCATGGGCCGCAAGCAGAACCAAATGGTGAGTGCGGCCGACAAGGCAGCCTCCCAGATTGAAGAGCTTGATGCGGCAATGGACGAGCTGGAATCGAACCGTTTCGTGCTCGGCGAACACCATCTCACCCTCGGGGTCTTCGCTTCGTCTGTCAAAGACCTTGCTGACAATCTTGCGAAGGCGCGCTCGCATCTGACCAATGGCGGCGCTGTCGTGGCCCGCGAGGATCTAGGGCTCGAAGCTGCATGGTGGGCACAACTGCCCGGTAATTTTCGGTATCGGGCTCGTTCCGGTGCGATCACTTCGCGGAATTTTGCAGCGCTTTCTCCGTTTCATTCCTATCCCATGGGTAGGGAGGATGGCAACGAATGGGGGCCGGCCGTCGCCATGCTGAAGACGGCGTCGGGCTCGCCGTTCTATTTCAATTTCCACTATGGCGATCTCGGCAACACCTTCGTCTGCGGTCCGTCGGGTGCTGGCAAGACCGTACTTCTCAATTTCATGCTATCGCAACTCGAAAAGCATGACCCCCACATGGTCTTCTTCGACAAGGATCGTGGCGCCGACCTCTTCGTCCGGGCTGCTGGTGGTACCTATTTGCCGCTGAAGAACGGGCTGCCGACCGGATGCGCACCGCTGAAAGCCTTAGAGCTGACACCGGAGAACAAGATATTCCTGGCACGTTTTATCGCCAAGCTAGCCGGTGCGGCGGTGCGTGATTTTTCGGTCGGCGATGTCAGCGATATCGCGCTCGCGATCGATGGTCTTGCTGATCTGCCGAAAAATCAGCGCACGATCGGCGCTTTGCGCACCTTTCTCAACAATACTGATCCGGAAGGGATCGCCGCGCGCCTGCGTCGGTGGGAAAAAGGCGGGCCGCTGGGTTGGGTCTTTGACAACGAGGCCGATCAGATCGGTATCGGCGCCAAATTTCTCGGCTACGACATGACCGATTTTCTCGACAACGAGGAAATCCGTAATCCCTTGATGGCTTATCTTTTCTATCGGGTCGAGCAATTGATCGATGGCCGACGGATCATCATCGTTATCGACGAGTTCTGGAAGGCGCTGCAGGACGAGAGCTTTCTTGATCTTGCCCAGAATAAGCTCAAGACCATTCGCAAGCAGAACGGCTTGATGCTCTTTGCCACGCAAAGCCCGCGAGACGCCATCAACTCGCCGATCGCGCACACAATCATCGAACAGTGCCCAACACAGGTTTTCCTGCCGAATTCCCGCGGTGATCGAGACGACTACGTCAATGGCTTCAAGCTCACCGAACGCGAATTCGAGCTGGTTGCCCGCGAGCTCACCGCCGAAAGCCGGCGCTTTATCGTTAAACAGGGTCACAACAGCGTTGTCGCCGAGCTCAATCTCAACGGTTTCGGCGATGAGCTCGCAATCCTCTCTGGGCGAACGGCAAACGTCGAACTTGCCGACGCGATCCGGGCGGAACTTGGCGATGACCGGGACGAATGGCTGCGGATATTCCAACAGACAAGGAGTGCAAGCTGA
- the fabG gene encoding 3-oxoacyl-ACP reductase FabG → MMPEPSRIAVVTGGTSGIGLATARKLLAAGHCVAVFSHSAKTVADATAALSAEFGSGRVLGRVVDLSDPPAVANFFDELSSNWGDAEILVCNAGISPKGLAGPRRFEDIGLEEWNEVLAVNLTGTMLCCQAVVRGMRDAGFGRIILIGSLAGRTRPRIAGGAYAASKAALAGLMRALVGSCGPFGITINLVAPGRILTPLTGDPDTPTNRDAVARIPSARLGTPEDIAAAVAFLASEEAGFVNGAILDINGGEYAPA, encoded by the coding sequence ATGATGCCAGAGCCGTCTCGCATCGCCGTCGTGACAGGAGGCACGAGCGGTATTGGATTGGCGACGGCGCGAAAGCTATTGGCGGCGGGGCATTGCGTCGCCGTCTTCAGTCACAGCGCTAAAACTGTGGCTGACGCAACTGCGGCGCTGTCCGCGGAGTTTGGATCTGGACGGGTCTTGGGCCGAGTTGTCGATCTGTCGGATCCTCCGGCTGTTGCCAATTTCTTCGATGAGCTCTCATCCAACTGGGGAGACGCCGAAATTCTCGTCTGCAACGCCGGGATATCGCCCAAGGGCCTTGCTGGTCCACGGCGGTTCGAGGATATCGGGCTGGAGGAATGGAACGAAGTGCTGGCCGTGAATCTGACCGGCACCATGTTATGTTGTCAGGCAGTCGTCAGGGGAATGCGAGACGCGGGATTTGGACGCATCATTTTGATCGGATCGCTCGCTGGGCGCACGCGCCCTCGCATCGCCGGTGGCGCTTACGCCGCCAGCAAGGCAGCACTGGCCGGCCTGATGCGCGCGCTTGTCGGGTCGTGTGGTCCTTTCGGCATAACCATTAATCTCGTGGCGCCCGGCAGGATCTTGACGCCCTTGACTGGCGATCCCGATACGCCAACCAATCGGGACGCGGTTGCACGCATTCCCTCTGCCAGATTGGGAACGCCGGAGGATATCGCCGCTGCCGTTGCCTTCCTGGCGTCAGAGGAAGCCGGCTTCGTTAATGGGGCAATCCTCGATATCAACGGGGGCGAATATGCGCCAGCCTAG
- a CDS encoding EexN family lipoprotein: MKFLVLLTLGVSLFGCSKQPERTYSVDELMANQTLLSDLIAKCKSNPGELRATPNCVNAEAADWKSRMERMGKALGG, from the coding sequence ATGAAGTTTCTTGTTCTCCTCACACTCGGTGTCTCTTTGTTCGGCTGCTCGAAGCAGCCCGAGCGCACTTATTCGGTCGATGAGTTGATGGCCAACCAGACGCTGCTGTCGGATCTCATCGCCAAATGCAAAAGCAATCCCGGCGAATTGCGAGCGACGCCGAATTGCGTGAATGCCGAGGCGGCTGATTGGAAATCCCGCATGGAACGCATGGGCAAAGCACTCGGAGGCTGA
- a CDS encoding aspartate aminotransferase family protein, with protein MLHQDFPSFRRVALRSRSQYFFERGQIVFPDGTTRVTIERDPLPTYISRGEGAYLIDVDGNRLLDLNNNFTTLIHGHGYLPVADAIADLLQKGTCFSNPTEHELGLAELLVQRIPAIEQIRFVNSGTEAVMFAIKAARAFTGRSRIARVEGAYHGAYDWAEVSQGASPASWGLADAPASTTSYIGAPQSVAEEVDVIRFNDVEGLERRMAASGGDLACILMDPMPSRAGLLAPEPAFLEAISDLARQYGVLVVADEVLNLRQGYRGASARFGLVPDLIAAGKIIGGGFPVGAVGGRKEVMAVFASSGARPAVPQGGTFSANPVSMVAGRVAMEALTSASFERLDEMGARVRDGLSAAIVRHDAPFIVTGSASLFRIHPKRQLPRDYRQAFPTPEQNSWMTNLTSHFRQHDILLPFGAAACLSTAMTNTDLDLIVEVFGDFLETHEADFAGAIA; from the coding sequence ATGCTACATCAGGATTTTCCATCATTTCGGCGCGTAGCGCTCAGATCGCGCTCGCAATATTTCTTCGAGCGAGGGCAGATCGTGTTTCCCGATGGAACCACGCGTGTCACCATCGAGCGCGATCCTCTGCCGACGTATATTTCCCGTGGCGAGGGTGCCTATCTGATTGATGTCGACGGCAATCGGCTCCTCGACCTCAATAACAATTTCACGACGCTGATCCATGGTCACGGTTACCTGCCCGTCGCCGACGCGATCGCAGATCTGCTGCAGAAAGGAACCTGTTTTTCCAATCCAACGGAACACGAGTTGGGATTAGCGGAATTGCTCGTGCAGCGCATTCCCGCGATCGAGCAGATCCGCTTCGTCAATAGCGGCACCGAGGCCGTCATGTTCGCTATCAAGGCGGCCCGCGCCTTCACCGGGCGGTCGCGCATTGCCCGCGTCGAAGGAGCTTATCACGGAGCCTATGATTGGGCCGAGGTAAGCCAAGGCGCGTCGCCCGCATCGTGGGGCCTCGCGGACGCCCCCGCATCCACGACCTCTTATATCGGTGCGCCGCAAAGTGTGGCCGAAGAGGTCGATGTGATCCGTTTCAATGATGTCGAAGGCCTGGAGCGAAGGATGGCCGCGTCTGGTGGCGACCTTGCTTGTATCCTGATGGATCCCATGCCGAGCAGGGCAGGTTTGCTCGCTCCTGAGCCAGCCTTCCTCGAAGCCATTTCCGATCTGGCCCGACAATATGGCGTTCTCGTGGTAGCCGATGAAGTGCTGAATCTGCGTCAGGGATATCGCGGTGCATCGGCGCGTTTCGGGCTGGTGCCGGATCTTATCGCCGCCGGGAAGATTATCGGCGGCGGCTTCCCAGTCGGCGCGGTTGGTGGTCGCAAGGAGGTGATGGCAGTGTTCGCAAGCTCAGGCGCGAGGCCAGCGGTCCCACAGGGCGGTACCTTTTCGGCCAATCCGGTGTCAATGGTCGCAGGAAGGGTGGCGATGGAGGCACTGACTTCGGCAAGCTTCGAGCGTCTTGATGAAATGGGTGCGCGTGTGCGCGACGGTCTTTCTGCCGCGATCGTGCGTCACGACGCCCCATTTATCGTCACCGGTTCGGCTTCGCTTTTTCGCATCCACCCGAAGCGGCAGCTTCCCCGTGACTATCGGCAGGCTTTTCCGACACCGGAACAGAACAGTTGGATGACCAATCTGACAAGCCACTTCCGTCAGCACGATATACTCCTGCCCTTTGGAGCCGCCGCGTGCCTCTCCACGGCAATGACAAATACCGATCTCGATTTGATCGTCGAAGTCTTCGGCGATTTCCTCGAAACCCACGAAGCCGATTTTGCTGGAGCAATCGCATGA
- the virB5 gene encoding P-type DNA transfer protein VirB5 — MAQSRTIPMTAIVLFLSLHVADAQGIPVIDQTAIAKQIESITQLKSQLDALNQQLQQAQQLYSSLNKLTNMADVASLLNDPAIRKALPGDFSTVESLLKGSGSGTLGDAASKFLTDNSTYKTSANDFYAQELSRLQNKNAGQMSLAQQIYDTATKRIDGIDQLRRQISSASDAKDIADLQARLQAETAFLQTDMLRMQGLQMVQQAQVQVDEQRRAEDWRKRMDTMGAALQ; from the coding sequence ATGGCGCAGAGCAGAACGATTCCCATGACAGCGATAGTACTGTTCCTTTCTCTCCACGTCGCCGACGCGCAGGGTATCCCGGTGATCGACCAAACGGCGATCGCCAAGCAGATCGAAAGCATAACCCAGCTGAAATCGCAGCTTGATGCGCTGAACCAGCAACTCCAGCAGGCCCAACAGCTCTACAGTTCGTTAAACAAGCTGACCAATATGGCCGACGTCGCCAGCCTGCTGAACGATCCGGCGATCCGCAAGGCATTGCCAGGGGACTTTTCTACCGTCGAAAGCCTGCTCAAGGGCTCGGGTTCAGGCACGCTTGGCGATGCCGCCTCCAAGTTCTTGACCGACAATTCGACCTACAAAACGAGCGCCAATGACTTTTATGCTCAAGAACTTTCGCGTCTTCAGAACAAGAATGCAGGGCAGATGAGCCTAGCCCAGCAAATCTACGATACCGCGACCAAGCGGATCGACGGGATCGATCAATTACGCCGGCAAATCTCTTCGGCGAGCGACGCCAAGGACATCGCCGATCTGCAGGCGCGGCTGCAGGCCGAAACGGCCTTTCTCCAGACCGATATGCTCAGGATGCAGGGATTGCAAATGGTGCAGCAGGCCCAGGTTCAGGTCGATGAACAGCGCAGGGCCGAGGATTGGCGCAAGCGCATGGATACAATGGGAGCGGCCCTTCAATGA
- a CDS encoding acetolactate synthase catalytic subunit: MTTNSLETVAECLARSLVRHDVTHIFAQSLPSALILAAEAAGIRQVAYRQENMGGAMADGYARRSGKIGVVAAQNGPAATLLVPPMAEALKASVPIVAFVQEVERDQMDRNAFQELDHIALFQSCTKWVRRVMVPERIEDYVDAAFTAAASGRPGPVALLLPADLLRSELGLTTPSRSLNLGHWPLDRSCPDRASLQRAAELIANAHNPVVIAGGGVLGSDACHELAMLRDLAVLPILTTNMGKGAVNEYHPLSAGVLGSLVGPRSLGRHTAALVGEADLVILIGTRTNQNGTDSWRQIPAGTQVIHIDVDPQEIGRNYQALRLVGDARETLRELVHALNEQDLSQRRDQRTAVTTRIAECWRLFDEDRHQLVHATASPIRPERIMAELQASLTPQTTVVADASYSSMWVVGQLRSLDSGMRFLTPRGLAGLGWGLPLALGAKAARPEHPVVAIIGDGGFAHSWAEMETMVRSELPVTIILLNNGILGFQRDAETVKFGRFTSACHFAPVDHMKIAQACGCPAVRVEDPAELTAHLQGGLAGKGPLFIEVMTDPEAHPALSLFAGLDEAA, translated from the coding sequence ATGACCACGAATTCCTTGGAAACTGTCGCCGAATGCCTGGCTCGCTCGCTGGTGCGCCATGACGTCACCCATATATTTGCCCAAAGCCTACCATCAGCGCTCATCCTGGCTGCCGAAGCGGCAGGCATTCGCCAGGTCGCCTACCGCCAGGAGAATATGGGCGGTGCCATGGCCGACGGCTATGCTCGACGATCCGGAAAGATCGGCGTGGTGGCCGCCCAGAATGGTCCAGCCGCCACGCTGCTCGTGCCCCCCATGGCCGAAGCGCTGAAGGCGAGCGTTCCGATCGTAGCATTCGTGCAGGAAGTCGAGCGCGATCAGATGGATCGGAACGCGTTCCAGGAGCTCGACCATATCGCGCTCTTCCAATCCTGCACGAAATGGGTGCGCAGGGTCATGGTTCCGGAGCGAATCGAGGACTATGTTGATGCCGCCTTCACTGCTGCTGCCTCCGGTCGACCCGGGCCGGTTGCGTTGCTGTTGCCTGCCGATCTGTTGCGCTCGGAGCTTGGTCTCACAACGCCTTCACGATCTCTGAATCTTGGCCATTGGCCGCTTGATCGGTCGTGCCCCGATCGCGCGAGTTTGCAAAGGGCAGCGGAGTTGATCGCGAATGCTCACAATCCCGTAGTCATCGCGGGTGGGGGTGTCCTCGGCAGCGATGCGTGCCATGAACTGGCCATGTTGCGGGATCTGGCTGTACTCCCAATTTTGACCACCAACATGGGCAAGGGTGCCGTTAATGAATATCATCCGCTTTCTGCTGGCGTCTTAGGATCACTCGTGGGTCCCAGGTCACTTGGGCGCCATACGGCTGCCCTCGTCGGCGAGGCAGACCTTGTCATTCTAATTGGAACGCGAACCAATCAAAATGGCACGGATAGCTGGCGACAAATTCCTGCTGGGACTCAGGTGATCCACATCGATGTCGACCCTCAGGAGATCGGCCGTAATTATCAAGCGCTGCGCCTAGTCGGGGATGCGCGCGAGACGCTCAGAGAGCTTGTTCATGCCCTGAACGAGCAAGATCTATCCCAACGTCGAGACCAACGGACCGCCGTTACCACCCGCATAGCCGAGTGCTGGCGGCTGTTCGATGAGGATCGGCATCAGCTCGTGCATGCTACTGCCTCGCCGATCCGCCCGGAACGCATCATGGCAGAACTGCAGGCGTCATTGACACCGCAGACGACCGTCGTTGCGGATGCAAGCTATTCATCGATGTGGGTCGTCGGCCAATTGCGATCGCTTGACTCAGGAATGCGGTTCCTGACGCCGCGCGGTCTTGCGGGGCTGGGATGGGGCCTGCCTCTGGCTCTTGGCGCAAAGGCAGCTAGACCCGAGCATCCGGTGGTCGCCATCATTGGCGACGGCGGGTTCGCCCATAGCTGGGCGGAGATGGAAACCATGGTTCGCTCCGAACTTCCGGTAACCATCATCCTTCTCAATAACGGTATCCTCGGTTTCCAGCGGGATGCCGAGACCGTGAAGTTCGGGCGCTTCACGTCGGCGTGCCATTTTGCGCCTGTCGATCATATGAAGATCGCTCAAGCCTGCGGATGCCCGGCGGTTCGCGTTGAGGATCCAGCCGAGCTCACGGCTCATCTACAGGGGGGCCTGGCAGGCAAGGGGCCGCTGTTTATCGAGGTCATGACAGATCCTGAAGCTCATCCCGCTTTGTCCTTGTTTGCCGGCTTGGATGAGGCAGCATGA
- a CDS encoding type IV secretion system protein VirB3, with the protein MVERVSLEEDTLFLACTRPAMIAGVTMEAMGVNIILTTILYIVAGSIAYGLVGVVFHFIFRSLVKHDHNMFRILLAWIETRGRSRNGAYWRGASLTPLRLVRHYDERDLGHA; encoded by the coding sequence ATGGTGGAGAGGGTTTCGCTTGAGGAAGATACCCTGTTCCTGGCCTGCACTCGGCCGGCGATGATTGCCGGGGTGACGATGGAGGCTATGGGCGTCAACATTATACTGACGACGATCCTCTACATTGTAGCTGGCTCGATTGCCTATGGGCTCGTCGGTGTGGTTTTTCATTTCATTTTTCGCTCGCTCGTCAAGCATGACCACAACATGTTCCGCATTCTGCTGGCCTGGATCGAAACCCGTGGTCGTTCGCGCAACGGCGCCTATTGGCGTGGTGCTTCGCTGACGCCGTTGAGGCTAGTGCGACACTATGACGAAAGGGACCTTGGCCATGCCTAA
- a CDS encoding MarR family transcriptional regulator, producing the protein MTSTLTTQWHSLSFAAFILHEIMDNPQEDETPQSRLKQVGMMSVLYIMNQAHQALTISNIVEITKLTRMGVTETIEPLVKRGILTETFVKNSMGRGKARQFEIAPEIFEKLRSFQAR; encoded by the coding sequence ATGACAAGTACCCTAACCACGCAGTGGCACAGTCTTTCGTTCGCAGCCTTCATCCTGCACGAGATCATGGATAATCCGCAGGAGGACGAGACACCGCAATCGCGGCTGAAACAGGTCGGCATGATGAGTGTTCTCTACATCATGAACCAAGCTCACCAGGCGCTAACTATCTCAAATATAGTCGAAATTACCAAGCTCACGCGCATGGGTGTGACGGAGACAATTGAGCCGCTGGTAAAGCGCGGGATCCTGACGGAGACGTTCGTGAAGAATTCCATGGGGCGCGGTAAGGCCCGTCAGTTTGAGATCGCGCCAGAGATTTTCGAGAAGTTACGGAGCTTTCAGGCGCGGTGA
- a CDS encoding winged helix-turn-helix transcriptional regulator — translation MRQPRAVTRTGAPNFKRSDAAAKLEVAACNEVIIWTSDAELFLPFSYILKTEGFIPSLACSANDVLASCAKRLPCAVLFDCTHETQDAVSICDEIRRSTTHDNEVRLIAILRSEAQPLHLALLQAGVDDCLFRPLSPEKLLTSLRQATEEAMETVNSKIVASPALADLEVDVDSRRIHCNGRDVALPPIEFNILRHLMNREGQLCSRSELIASAWPASAEVTPRTVDVHIGRLRKALGELPGCGAAIRTVHAAGYVFKPRDLRKSGSGRSA, via the coding sequence ATGCGCCAGCCTAGAGCCGTAACACGGACCGGCGCGCCCAACTTCAAGCGCTCCGATGCGGCGGCGAAGCTCGAAGTGGCGGCCTGCAACGAAGTCATTATCTGGACCTCCGATGCAGAGCTGTTTCTGCCGTTTAGTTATATTCTGAAGACGGAAGGCTTTATTCCCTCTTTGGCTTGCAGTGCCAACGATGTTCTGGCTTCCTGCGCGAAACGCTTACCGTGTGCCGTCCTTTTCGATTGCACCCACGAAACCCAGGATGCCGTTTCCATATGTGACGAAATCAGGCGATCCACAACACACGACAACGAGGTCCGTCTTATTGCGATCTTGCGAAGCGAAGCGCAGCCGCTTCATCTGGCCTTGCTGCAAGCCGGTGTTGATGACTGCCTGTTCAGGCCGCTTTCACCGGAGAAGTTGCTGACATCTCTCAGGCAGGCGACGGAAGAGGCCATGGAAACGGTCAACTCGAAAATAGTTGCGTCACCGGCTCTTGCTGACCTGGAAGTCGATGTCGACAGTCGCCGAATACACTGCAACGGTCGCGACGTTGCGCTGCCACCCATCGAGTTCAATATTCTACGTCACCTGATGAACAGGGAGGGACAGCTCTGCAGCCGTTCCGAACTGATTGCTTCGGCTTGGCCGGCTTCCGCCGAAGTCACGCCGCGAACGGTAGATGTTCACATTGGTCGCTTGCGCAAGGCGCTGGGAGAGTTGCCCGGATGTGGTGCGGCCATTCGCACCGTCCATGCAGCCGGCTATGTGTTCAAGCCACGGGACTTGCGAAAGAGCGGGTCAGGCAGATCAGCATAG